The genomic DNA CAGCTCACGCGCCGCGATGCTCTGCGACATTGCGTCCAGCTCGTCGCGTACCTCCTGCTCGATCACCGCCAGCGACACGCCCGGACGCGCCGTGACGACGACGCGGAACGTCGAGCCGAGCACTGCACTGCCCTGGTATGCCGAGACCGACTGTGCCAGCTGCTTCTCGTAGACCAGCGACCGGTACAGCCGTGATGCACGGCCGTGCGCGAGGATGGCGCCCGCGGTGTCGAGCGCGGCATCGCCAGCGGCGAACACGGCCGGCGAGTGCCACGCGATATAGATCCGCGGCAGACTGACATCATCCTCCATGACGATGCGCTCCGACGTCACGGCCGCCGGCGCGGCGGCGCGGCGCGGCACATCCGGGCCACGCGGGATGTCGCCGAAATAGCGCTCCACGACATCGCGCACATGCGCGACGTCCACATCGCCCGCGACCGCGATGGTCGCGTTGCTGGGTGTGTAGTACTGTCGGCAGAAATCGCGCACATCCTCCAGTGTCGCCGCGCCGATGTCGGCCATCGATCCGATGACCGGCCAGCTGTACGGGTGGTCCTCCGGATACAGCGCTGCCAGCAGCGTCTCGGATGCCAGGCCGTACGGCCGGTTCTCGTAGCTCTGCCGGCGCTCGTTGCGGACGACATCGCGCTGTGCCTCCAGCTGCGCACCCGTGATCGCCGGCAGCAGACCGCCCATGCGGTCCGCCTCCAGGTACAGCGCCAGGTCGAGACCGTGCGACGGCAGCAGCTCCCAGTAGTTCGTGCGATCCGTCGATGTCGAGCCGTTGTTCATGCCGCCGAT from Longimicrobiales bacterium includes the following:
- a CDS encoding pitrilysin family protein, which translates into the protein MHDIRLPYELIALDNGLRVIVHEDRRAPLVCVNVWYHVGSKEEVPGRTGFAHLFEHLMFEGSENVPEGRFDEMLEEIGGMNNGSTSTDRTNYWELLPSHGLDLALYLEADRMGGLLPAITGAQLEAQRDVVRNERRQSYENRPYGLASETLLAALYPEDHPYSWPVIGSMADIGAATLEDVRDFCRQYYTPSNATIAVAGDVDVAHVRDVVERYFGDIPRGPDVPRRAAAPAAVTSERIVMEDDVSLPRIYIAWHSPAVFAAGDAALDTAGAILAHGRASRLYRSLVYEKQLAQSVSAYQGSAVLGSTFRVVVTARPGVSLAVIEQEVRDELDAMSQSIAARELERAVNGIETGFVDSLQNVGGFGGRADQLNMYLFHTGEPDYAAEDLRRYDALTTDDVARSVREHLLGPSVVLSVVPLGHGDLAAES